CGCTATACGTCTGTAAAATATACACGCCTTCATCGGCCGTTTATTTTTTCAGGTGGAAATCACAAATGGCCGGTAATATACACGTGTAAAATAAATACAAGTGTAAATAGTTAGACCGATTCCAAGCGGGACCTAAGGGGTGTCATCCTAAGCACATCAACACTTGATCAGTTTAAGTTGAAAGTATAAACTGATTCAGTTTCCCTAATGGAAATGTGAACGGATAACTTACTTGTGACAAGAAACGTTTGCCATCTGGATCAATCTCGAACTCTGTTGACAAAATAATTGCATCTGCATAAGCACGCCAACAATCTATGGTATGAACTAAGAATGACAAACATACTTGGTGGATTTACTTAAATACCTGTTGGATGGGACATTTGTATTTTAGATTCTTCACAGCCTATTAATTTGCTGTAACATTTTGGAAGGGCACATGACAAAACATTCTTTTGTGGTGGCAAAACTGCCATGAGCTGATCAAATGGTCTTAGTGGTTTGTCCACGGTGAAAGATATGTTGAATTGAGACAGACATTTGAAATCCGATGCAAAAGGAGCATAATAGAATGGGTAGCACCTGCAAGAACACAGATATTCTACCATAagactttttttttgcgggggtacCATAAAACATATGGACATAGAATGGAAACGTTTTTCTTGCACATATGTACTGGAGCTGTCAGATATCACTAGCATAGAAATACTGTGAAAGCTAGTGGTCCTTGGGACAAAAGTCATAATAACAACTCAGAGCCATGAAATTACGGAGTGTAAGGAAACATATAGACAAAAATTGTACAATTTATATATGTTTTGTTCATACCAAGTCCATGAAGGAACTTCATAAAAATAGCATTGAAGCATCCAGCATAATCCTTCTAAATACTTCTGAACCTAAATTACATATGAGAAGTGTTCAACCCGCAAAATAAATAATTCAAGTCAGTAAGAAAAAAAGAAACAGATTATATCAATCTAAATTTCCCATGGCCAGCCTCATGAGACTCCATTTGCACGAAGAAACAAGGGAAACCACAACCATTTCTGTCTGCAGCCTTCCAACTTCTTTAGAAGTTTCGGCACCAAGCTTCTCTCTGTAGAACCGGGATTTCCATCCTGGTCTTATCTGCAATAGATACATGAGAAACTGCACACCAAGAAATATCTCTAGCAATATACGCCACTAACCTTGTCTTGTTTGCAGGCTCCATTTTTAAAAAGGTCATCCTTATTACAGAAAATATCGCTCACAGTTCTCCATAGCTCCCTGGTATTCTTTCGGACCTGATAATAGGGAATCAATCAGAAGTTCAAGCATTCCTTAATTTGTAGCAGAAATAAAGAGAACTCCCATTCATTAGACTCGTTAGGGATGCAAGTAGAAGTACTGCCTTGTGTGTCAAAAATGACTTGAACTCGGGATGTTCTTCCTGACTAGAAAAACCAACGAGACCACTACACAACTTTTTTTTAGCTAACTAATCCTTACCACATCGTCAGACTTTCTTTCAAGGGAAGTCTCTACAGGATAAAAAAAATGTTGAGCAAATGATGTTTTCTTCTCTCCCCTGTCCTCTCCCTTGGCCCATTCCTTTACTGCAGCTTCACTCTGTATCTTGCACAGTAACTTCTGCAGATAACTCAATAACAAAGCATATGTAAATGCTAATTGGCACTAGCGCGCACTACTGACAAGGATGATAACATACCTCTTGCAGTTCATATCTTTTGAGTAAAATTTTCTCTTCGCACAAGGACAGTTCATGAAAGAACTTCTCTAACCTTGAGACTTCCAGATACGCACCGTATTTATCTTTGATCTGTTTCCCATAGAAGCAAAATCACATAAACTACAACCCAATGGCTAATCATCGATGAAAGTAAAAAGGCAGAAATTCTCCAGGTACTTTGTCTGTGTTGACCATATAGCCCCCCATTTTGTTGAAGGTTGTTTTGTACACTTCAATGAGAAGATCAACTGCAAACTGTCACATCGAACATAGATCAGAGGAACAATCACAGCAATGAATATGTTAAATTATTACTAGAATCTAACAACATACAATATACGTACTTCATTTATCTCTAGTGAAGGAATCTGTGGAATGAAATCGTTTCCTGTCAAGAAACAAATAAAGATAAAGTCATCTATTAGTCTCTCGGTATCTTGTTTGCAACCTGGTGTCTTCATTTCAAGCTCCAAGTACTCTCTCAGAATCCATATGTCCACAAACTGCAAAAGGAGGTGTTATTCCTATAGTCAAAATGTGAACCTTTTGGTAATATTATTTCAGGGGAATAGACCTGATAAAATCTCGCGGGTATCCTGCCATTTGGATTATCGAACTCCCGCAAAATTGAAATGTGGACTTCGTGAGATGCCAACGCAAGCATGATCAGATCTGCATCCTGTGATAATTCTTCAGAGTTAACTGTAACATAACTAGGCAGTAGTGAACATCTCAAACATTGTGTTCGATTGAGATAATCAAGTGCGTCCTGCGGTTAAAGTTCATACATGCCCATGCAGACAATGGCGGGTGTTCGGATCATAGTTTTCCATGCTTCGTTGCGCGCGAATGAAAGACATGATCTTGTGCTCCCCTTCTCCAGGAACATTTGCATCAGAAAGTATTACCTTCAGTAAAAAAAAGATCAACTGTGAACTCATCAACAATGACCAACCTGGACAAATTCAGCAAGTTCCCACAGCCCCTAAGATACATGCTTTACAGTGATCCAAAAATCTTAATACTGTCAAGATGGAACAGAGTATTTAGATGGGGCCGCAATCACAGTTTCAGTGTGCTAGAGGTATATTTGTGAAAAATAACAATTAGAGTGGAGTTATTATTTATGTAACATATGGGAAATAGTAGTCTATTTCACCCCCACCACCAAAAAACTGCAGCTAAACAGTTGAGATGAACATGAACTCCATTTGCTTGTTAAAAAATAAGTGCAAACCTTGATGTCTTTCCATTCAGGGTCCGTATTCAACCGTTCGCGGATGAAGTACTCCAGCGCTGCTGATATCTTCTCCATGAATTCCGTCCCCGGCATCTTGACAACAGGATTCTCAAGCTCGTACGTATCTCGGGGCATCACCTCTTTCCCCTGAGCTCTGAATATCTCCGTCAAGAGAATCGCTTCAGCCTCCTGGTGCATATATGCATTGTGAATTTTATGATAAACTGTTACCTTGTCGAGGGAATGAAATGAAATAGACTTGAGGGCTCACCGAGTCTGCACGATACTTGGCAGTTTTGAAGTACCTCTGTCGCAGCTTGGTCATCTTGGACATAGGGGCGACGCCATCTGCGGTTGGAATTTGTAGGTGGATGATGCATATCATGGGAAAGAGGAATCAAGAGAAGCCATTTTTGTGTGTACTAGGGATCGATCCATGTATATAATATGTACGGACCTACTGCCAAGTAAAGGAGCCTCCTTGGCCTGACGATGCGAAACAGGCGATCCAAGTAAGCGAAAAACCAATTGTACACCTGCGCAAATGCCAGTGAAATTAAGGCCAGGTCAAGAGTTCAAGAGAATCAACAGACACCGGGTAGATTGCATGCAAATCGTCATGGGTTGAGGTGCTTATTACCAGCCCGTTGTTGAGGCGGAAGCATTTGTGGATGATTTCATTCATGTCGAGGTAGAGGTTGTCGTAGATgatctcttcttcatcatcatcttcatcaacctcttcttctccccccttctcttcctcctcttcttctttttcttcctcctcgtcctcctccgatgacgaggcaGAGTAGACGTCGATGATGGTGCCGACGATTTTTGGGTACTTGCCCACGAGCCAGCTGAAGAAGGAAGGTATTCCCATGGCCTCTAGCTAGTACAGTAGAATCTTGGCATCTGGGAGAGAGTGATGAATTTCATAACTGGGCCAGACACCCAACAAATCTTGGGATATTTAGCTGGGAGCAGGTCGCAACAGATCGGTTGCTAATCTAGCTTGAGATATTTAGCTATCTTTGGCGACTACCTTTTCTTTGGATGCTTTGCTGAGTCGACTTTCCACCATGCTTCTCAAGACTTTCCACGAAGAGTACCTGCTGTTGCTAAAGCCTAAAGGCAGAGGATACACTTCCTGAAGCCAGGTCAAGTCAATGCTCCCGCCATGATTACATGCTGAATAGAATAAGCTGCACAGTACTAGGTAATCCGCATACAGCAAATCAGACATGTTTGCACGAAAGCTCCTATCATTTCTGATAATAAAATTCCAGAGGCGTACCTTCGCCCCTGCTTGTTTTAGTgggttctttctttttctttttgttttaggCATACTGAAAAATTCATATGGAAAATCCCGAGGTTTAGGCATACTGCtggaacaagagagagagagagagagagagagagaaacaacaTGTTTGCACAAGAAAGGTCGCACCGTTGACAAATTATTATTATCGTTGCCTGCAATGGAGTGTATGGGGTGATACTCCTTTTCTAAAAAATACTACAATTGATTCTATAACTTATAATTATCAAAAAACAAACTATTTGACACGCTAAACTTACATAACTATGCTTTTTCCACACAGAAAAACTTACATGCTTGTATATGAAAGCAAAACAAAGGGACCCGGAGTGAGAGTAATTTTTTTCCCGATGGCCCGGAATGAGGAAAATTATGTCAAGGAACGGCGCCATCATTTGATCAAGAATTGATCTGGGTTTTCACCTGGAAGACGAAGACGGTTCAATACTCCACAACAATGTCATCAAGATGGAAACAACGCGGGAGAGCATGCTTGTCACCGACCGCCAATAAAGCCAGGCTAAACTTTCGTCCGGAGCAACGCAAAAAACCGCCATCACCGGATTATCGTGAGGACAGTTCATTGCGTCGCCGGCTCTCAACGCTTCCAAGGAGCCGCCCGCACTGGGACCGTCGTCCGTCATACTACTGCCTTCCACACGACCAGCGACACAACACCAAAATCACCAACTAGAAGAGGCCGCTCCGGCATCCACACAGAAATCATCGACCCGAGCCCATACCAGCAAATAGAAAACCGAGTCCTCAtagcatctccagccgtgcccccaacaggccctcccgaGATGTTTTTTCCACACCGGCaacgaaaaatcggcccagtcgcatcCCCAGGAGTCTGTTTTTCACTGGCttgggccgaaactggcgccggcggaccTAGGCCGAACCCAGCACGCTGGAGAGCGCCCGGGGACGCCGGGGCGAGCGGTTTTAGCacgaaagagccgcgggccagccgcgtcagcgacacgacGCCTCGTCTTTCCCcagaacgcctcggtttcccgcggggaatcaatggcaaggctgccgccggtcagccttgccattgattcctcacaggCGGCGCGGCGACGACTCCtttcccgccacgcgtacacacggcgcgGGCTATAAAACCAGCGGCTCCCCCTCGTCGCTGGCCACACCAGCCCGAGCCAAAACCCGCCGCCGATCCCTGCCTCTCTCTCGTCCGCTGCCGAGTGTCGCCTATCTCCttttccttcccttcccttcccgaTGGCCGAATGCTTCCCCGGCAACgccgcggcggccaacggcttcggccgccgctcgttCCAAGAGTGGGAGGCGtggctcctgttcgaggccaacatcccggcgccgccggacatgcgcgccggccCGACGGGatggaggctcagcaacgggggcGTCCCTATCCCCCCGGTGCCCGATGTCGACGCTCGCCCCTGCATCTTCGCTgccgaggtcgaccgcgtgcgTTCGTCCCTGACGGACGCGCAGCGCGCCCTCCctcagtacgccgccgacaaccacgaggCGTGGACGGAGTACTTCCAGCGCCGACAGGCGCAGTGGCTGGCGTCCAcgaacggggcgccggtggtgggcggcATCAAGAACAGTGACGGCCGCCGcgtctggtggggcgtccccgccGCACACTCCACGAGGTGCTGGCGTACCTCGAGGGCGGCGATGACCCGCCGCTGGCATACCCTGCCGCGGCCGCCGGAGCGCCAGGCCATGGGCgcccaggaggttcggctcctcctcctcttcctcctctcagtcgtcctcccgctcctcctcccactcttcGCTCGCCGGCGCtgttcggcgtcaaggccgagcccgccgcggagacgccgctcggctgGCGCACCCGcatcgccggcatcgtcatcaacgagggtggcAGGTGCGCCCCCTCCTCGGCACCTCCGCGCTACGTCAAGCCAAAGACGAAGCCGGGGCTCGGCGCCGTCAAGACGGAGCCTGGGCTCGCCGGCGgcgtcaaggaggaggagctcgaTGACGCGGCGGCCCTGAAGTGGGCGCGCGACGACTGGGCGCAGACGGAGCTGCAGCACCAGATCCTCGCCTTTGAGCGCTTTGAAGCTCGGCGTCGTGGCCGGGACGAGGGAGGCGTggtcgtcctcgacgacagcgacgatgacgacgtGCCGCCGCCACCGGTCCACCATggagacgccgggcaggggtccagcaggggtgCCATCAAGGAGAAGGCCGCCGACGATGACGAGGACGGCGGCGACGTAGGCGACTTCGCCGCGCTCAACGACTTCTTCACCCCATAGTTGTTTTTTTAAATAACTTATGTAACGCCGAACATGTCCAAAATTATGTCAAGTTTGCCGAATTTAGCCGAACTTTGCCGAATTTGGTTTTTTCTAAATAAATCCGCGTCTGGGGGCGACCCTGGGACGAGCGGCTGGGAACCCGCTCCCCCGCGCCGATTTTAGCGCCGACTCGCCCCTAGGGGcgcgtaaaatcgccgcctgggaggccaacggctggagatgctctcagccAGCAGCCCAGAGCCGGTGCTCCGTCGAACTCGCACCACACCGCCTCCGATGTCGGGCCGGGGGCCTATTCCCTCGGTTTAAGGCACTCCGCCACCACGAAGGTTCACAAGACAAGGGAAAACTCACACCCATAGGCGCCCCACGACCGCCACAAAGAGCAGCCGCTGCCACAAACAGTCCTCGCTTATGGATGATGGTGTAAACCTGTTTCAAGTAGATATACAGATGTGGGTCAAAAGAGTATCATATTACGAGAGATCACTGGGTGTGGAACTAGGTGCTGGACTCATACGTAATGTTATGGGTATGAATGCGCTCTTTGGATGACTGGTGACCAGCATCTATGGGTTATAaatatttttcctgcaaaaaaagaaaaacCGTGTTCACTTGGGAGTAATATATGACCAGCCCCATTGAAGTTTATCTTATACCAAAAACCGTTCACTGGTAAGTATGGATTCATAAAAA
This window of the Triticum aestivum cultivar Chinese Spring chromosome 5D, IWGSC CS RefSeq v2.1, whole genome shotgun sequence genome carries:
- the LOC123122362 gene encoding 5'-3' exoribonuclease 3 isoform X1 is translated as MGIPSFFSWLVGKYPKIVGTIIDVYSASSSEEDEEEEKEEEEEEKGGEEEVDEDDDEEEIIYDNLYLDMNEIIHKCFRLNNGLVYNWFFAYLDRLFRIVRPRRLLYLAVDGVAPMSKMTKLRQRYFKTAKYRADSEAEAILLTEIFRAQGKEVMPRDTYELENPVVKMPGTEFMEKISAALEYFIRERLNTDPEWKDIKVILSDANVPGEGEHKIMSFIRAQRSMENYDPNTRHCLHGHDADLIMLALASHEVHISILREFDNPNGRIPARFYQFVDIWILREYLELEMKTPGCKQDTERLIDDFIFICFLTGNDFIPQIPSLEINEFAVDLLIEVYKTTFNKMGGYMVNTDKIKDKYGAYLEVSRLEKFFHELSLCEEKILLKRYELQEKLLCKIQSEAAVKEWAKGEDRGEKKTSFAQHFFYPVETSLERKSDDVVRKNTRELWRTVSDIFCNKDDLFKNGACKQDKIRPGWKSRFYREKLGAETSKEVGRLQTEMVQKYLEGLCWMLQCYFYEVPSWTWCYPFYYAPFASDFKCLSQFNISFTVDKPLRPFDQLMAVLPPQKNVLSCALPKCYSKLIGCEESKIQMSHPTEFEIDPDGKRFLSQGIAKLPFIDKELLLSATKMVEKDLTEDEMARNNARQERIFLRNSQSLANTAAFVATISDNAQKKLWIDTSEIGGWFSPDEKEVESSALRKNKVQHAWSWIRDPHMTVPHITSPVSLCECLLRSAMFFNPEAVKPISRLLDNVIVPDKTITEADIRKRPMWHTYPGPRPRRPHVTHKPDTHWKASSPATPREEHKLAGEGWLGRGKGSAAATAETRQIGPSGYGRGSQGADMAQRQSRGSRFDGGDEWAGGGGGGAVKRPETEGRPVGLWARGGGRRGSGPARRGSTF
- the LOC123122362 gene encoding 5'-3' exoribonuclease 3 isoform X2, translated to MGIPSFFSWLVGKYPKIVGTIIDVYSASSSEEDEEEEKEEEEEEKGGEEEVDEDDDEEEIIYDNLYLDMNEIIHKCFRLNNGLVYNWFFAYLDRLFRIVRPRRLLYLAVDGVAPMSKMTKLRQRYFKTAKYRADSEAEAILLTEIFRAQGKEVMPRDTYELENPVVKMPGTEFMEKISAALEYFIRERLNTDPEWKDIKVILSDANVPGEGEHKIMSFIRAQRSMENYDPNTRHCLHGHDADLIMLALASHEVHISILREFDNPNGRIPARFYQFVDIWILREYLELEMKTPGCKQDTERLIDDFIFICFLTGNDFIPQIPSLEINEFAVDLLIEVYKTTFNKMGGYMVNTDKIKDKYGAYLEVSRLEKFFHELSLCEEKILLKRYELQEKLLCKIQSEAAVKEWAKGEDRGEKKTSFAQHFFYPVETSLERKSDDVVRKNTRELWRTVSDIFCNKDDLFKNGACKQDKIRPGWKSRFYREKLGAETSKEVGRLQTEMVQKYLEGLCWMLQCYFYEVPSWTWCYPFYYAPFASDFKCLSQFNISFTVDKPLRPFDQLMAVLPPQKNVLSCALPKCYSKLIGCEESKIQMSHPTEFEIDPDGKRFLSQGIAKLPFIDKELLLSATKMVEKDLTEDEMARNNARQERIFLRNSQSLANTAAFVATISDNAQKKLWIDTSEIGGWFSPDEKEVESSALRKNKVQHAWSWIRDPHMTVSAMFFNPEAVKPISRLLDNVIVPDKTITEADIRKRPMWHTYPGPRPRRPHVTHKPDTHWKASSPATPREEHKLAGEGWLGRGKGSAAATAETRQIGPSGYGRGSQGADMAQRQSRGSRFDGGDEWAGGGGGGAVKRPETEGRPVGLWARGGGRRGSGPARRGSTF